From Methanocella paludicola SANAE, a single genomic window includes:
- a CDS encoding isocitrate/isopropylmalate dehydrogenase family protein, which produces MAKKVAVIKGDGVGPELTDLMMKTVKAAGSKAGFVECEAGAGWWEKHGGNSLIPEETWKALSNTDACFKGPTTTPGGAGSPKSVAVSIRQKFDLYANVRPIKSYKGTAAPLGEVDFVCVREGTEGLYVGEEVQLTDDVYIAIRKITRPSCRRIAKYAFEEAKRRKWKSVVAIHKSNILKKTDGAFLEECEAVKKQYKGIELEEYHVDNVAQQLIKNPANYNQKVLLSTNLFMDILSEECSSLVGSIGLIYSANIGDKYAMFEPAHGSAPKYAGMDKVNPVATVLAGAWMIDYLGEKKQSQAIFKATEKVIAEKKHVTYDMGGKAKSSQMVDAIIKHL; this is translated from the coding sequence ATGGCAAAGAAAGTCGCAGTCATCAAAGGGGACGGCGTAGGCCCCGAACTGACCGATCTGATGATGAAAACCGTTAAGGCGGCCGGCTCTAAGGCGGGCTTCGTCGAGTGCGAGGCCGGCGCCGGCTGGTGGGAGAAGCACGGCGGCAACAGCCTTATCCCTGAGGAGACCTGGAAAGCTCTTTCTAACACGGATGCCTGTTTTAAGGGCCCCACCACGACTCCCGGAGGCGCGGGCTCCCCGAAGAGCGTCGCCGTCTCCATTCGCCAGAAGTTCGACCTGTACGCGAACGTCCGGCCGATCAAGTCCTATAAAGGCACTGCCGCTCCGCTGGGCGAAGTCGACTTCGTCTGCGTGCGTGAGGGCACCGAAGGCCTCTATGTGGGCGAGGAAGTCCAGCTCACCGACGACGTTTATATCGCTATCAGAAAGATCACCCGCCCCTCCTGCCGGCGCATCGCGAAGTACGCCTTCGAGGAGGCAAAGCGCCGGAAGTGGAAGTCGGTCGTGGCGATCCACAAGAGCAATATCTTAAAGAAGACCGACGGCGCCTTCCTCGAGGAGTGCGAGGCCGTGAAAAAACAGTACAAGGGCATCGAGCTCGAGGAGTACCACGTCGATAACGTGGCCCAGCAGCTCATCAAGAATCCCGCTAACTATAACCAGAAAGTGCTCCTGTCGACTAACCTTTTCATGGATATCCTGAGCGAGGAGTGCTCGTCCCTGGTCGGCAGCATCGGCTTAATTTATAGCGCGAATATCGGCGACAAGTATGCCATGTTCGAGCCGGCCCACGGCAGCGCTCCGAAGTACGCTGGCATGGATAAGGTCAACCCGGTGGCGACGGTGCTCGCCGGCGCCTGGATGATCGATTACCTGGGCGAGAAGAAGCAGTCCCAGGCGATCTTTAAGGCGACGGAGAAGGTCATCGCCGAGAAGAAGCACGTCACCTATGACATGGGCGGTAAGGCGAAGTCGAGCCAGATGGTGGATGCTATCATAAAGCACCTGTAA
- a CDS encoding phosphoglycerate kinase: MDRDYCTMDDFDLDGKTVILRAEFNSPIGPDGKILDDKRIRESVPTIKGLEGSKVVLIAHQSRPGKKDFTTMEQHAKRLQRYVKQSVHYVDDIFGSHARAAIVEAEPGDIVMLENVRFYSEEVLELKPEAAAKTVMVKKLAPLAQVFLNDAFGASHRSQDSLVGFTPILPSGSGKLMQKEIDSLTEALRGGGEVVYVLGGAKVDDSISVTKNVLEKGIASRVLVTGVVANVFLAASGMNIGNPNYEFLEKNELTGEIPNAKEVLQKFDGKILMPSDVAINKDGKRVEINVRQLPADYPIMDIGHETIANFSDIIRHSDKVILNGPAGVFENPEFGTGTRDILMAATKAKFSVVGGGHSSAAVEEMGIEDKITHVSTGGGAAIDFLSGKPMPAIDALKAAKKRMMEHVGAKTH; this comes from the coding sequence ATGGACCGCGATTATTGTACGATGGATGACTTTGACCTTGATGGAAAGACCGTGATATTACGAGCGGAATTCAACTCGCCCATAGGGCCCGACGGGAAGATACTCGACGATAAGCGTATCCGGGAGAGCGTGCCCACGATCAAGGGCCTCGAGGGCTCGAAGGTCGTCCTCATCGCTCACCAGAGCCGGCCCGGCAAGAAGGACTTCACCACGATGGAGCAGCACGCGAAGCGCCTGCAGCGCTACGTGAAGCAGAGCGTCCACTACGTCGACGATATTTTCGGCTCCCACGCCCGGGCGGCCATCGTCGAGGCCGAGCCCGGCGACATCGTCATGCTCGAGAACGTCCGCTTTTATTCCGAGGAAGTGCTTGAACTGAAACCCGAGGCGGCCGCGAAGACCGTGATGGTCAAGAAGCTCGCCCCGCTGGCCCAGGTCTTCCTAAACGACGCGTTCGGCGCCTCCCACCGCTCACAGGACTCGCTCGTGGGCTTCACGCCCATACTCCCATCGGGCTCGGGCAAGCTCATGCAGAAGGAGATCGACTCGCTGACCGAGGCCCTTCGCGGAGGCGGCGAGGTCGTATATGTCTTAGGCGGCGCAAAGGTGGACGACAGCATCAGTGTCACGAAGAACGTGCTGGAGAAGGGCATCGCCAGCCGCGTGCTCGTCACGGGCGTCGTCGCCAACGTGTTCCTGGCCGCGAGCGGCATGAACATCGGCAATCCCAACTACGAGTTCCTGGAGAAGAACGAGCTCACGGGCGAGATCCCTAATGCAAAGGAGGTCCTCCAGAAGTTCGACGGTAAGATTTTAATGCCCAGCGACGTGGCCATCAACAAGGACGGCAAGCGCGTCGAGATAAACGTCCGGCAGCTTCCCGCCGATTACCCGATCATGGACATCGGCCACGAGACCATCGCCAACTTCTCGGACATCATCCGTCACTCTGATAAGGTCATATTGAACGGCCCTGCGGGCGTCTTCGAGAACCCCGAATTTGGCACCGGGACCCGCGATATTCTCATGGCGGCGACGAAGGCGAAGTTCTCCGTGGTCGGCGGGGGCCACAGCTCCGCGGCCGTCGAGGAGATGGGCATCGAGGACAAGATCACGCACGTCTCCACCGGTGGCGGCGCGGCCATCGACTTCCTGAGCGGCAAGCCCATGCCCGCCATCGACGCGCTGAAGGCTGCTAAAAAGAGGATGATGGAGCATGTGGGTGCTAAGACCCACTGA